Proteins encoded by one window of Antechinus flavipes isolate AdamAnt ecotype Samford, QLD, Australia chromosome 4, AdamAnt_v2, whole genome shotgun sequence:
- the YWHAG gene encoding 14-3-3 protein gamma, which translates to MVDREQLVQKARLAEQAERYDDMAAAMKNVTELNEPLSNEERNLLSVAYKNVVGARRSSWRVISSIEQKTSADGNEKKIEMVRAYREKIEKELEAVCQDVLSLLDNYLIKNCSETQYESKVFYLKMKGDYYRYLAEVATGEKRATVVESSEKAYSEAHEISKEHMQPTHPIRLGLALNYSVFYYEIQNAPEQACHLAKTAFDDAIAELDTLNEDSYKDSTLIMQLLRDNLTLWTSDQQDDDGGEGNN; encoded by the exons ATGGTGGACCGCGAACAACTGGTGCAGAAAGCCCGGCTGGCCGAGCAGGCGGAGCGCTACGACGACATGGCCGCGGCCATGAAGAAC GTGACCGAACTGAACGAACCTCTGTCCAACGAAGAGAGAAACCTGCTCTCGGTGGCGTACAAGAACGTGGTCGGGGCCCGGCGCTCCTCCTGGCGGGTCATCAGCAGCATCGAGCAGAAGACGTCCGCCGACGGCAACGAGAAGAAGATCGAGATGGTCCGGGCCTATCGCGAGAAGATCGAGAAGGAGCTGGAGGCCGTCTGCCAGGACGTGCTGAGCCTGCTGGACAACTACTTGATCAAGAACTGCAGCGAGACGCAGTACGAGAGCAAGGTCTTCTACCTGAAGATGAAGGGGGACTATTACCGCTACCTGGCAGAAGTGGCCACGGGAGAGAAGCGGGCCACGGTGGTGGAGTCCTCGGAGAAGGCCTACAGCGAGGCCCACGAGATCAGCAAGGAGCACATGCAGCCCACCCACCCCATCCGGCTGGGCCTGGCCCTCAACTACTCCGTTTTCTACTATGAGATCCAGAACGCCCCGGAGCAGGCCTGCCACCTGGCCAAGACCGCCTTTGACGACGCCATCGCCGAGCTGGACACCCTCAACGAGGATTCCTACAAGGACTCAACCCTCATCATGCAGCTCCTCCGGGACAACCTAACGCTCTGGACCAGTGATCAGCAAGACGACGATGGCGGAGAAGGCAACAATTAA